The genomic window GCGCGGCGGCCCACATCACCACCCGCCTGCGCGCCTTCGGCTGACCCGCGCCAGCGCGACCGCGGACCCGGCCCCTGCCCCGGGGGCCGGGCCACGGCTGCGCCACCACCTCCGCGCCACGACCTCCGCGCCAGCACCTCCGCGCCAGCACCTCCGCGCCACGACCTCCGCGCCACGACCTCCGCGCCACCACCTCCGCGCCCGCCCCGGGATCCCCGCCGCACGGCCCCTTCGGTGAGATGCTCGACCCCGTCGCGCCGCCCCTGACCTGGGCGGCCTCTGATTGCGGGCAGACCCGGACGGGCGAGGGAAGGGCGCGGATGACGTCGCAGCAGATCTTCATCGGGGCCGGCCTGATCGTGGTGCTCGCCGTGGGCGGGCAGGTGCTGGCGGCCCGGCTGCGGATCCCGGCGATCATCGTGCTGCTGCCTCTCGGCTTCGCCGCGGGCGCGATCACCGACGACGTCCACCCGGACCGCATCCTCGGCCCCGCCTTCGCCCCGCTCGTCTCGCTGGCCGTCGCGGTGATCCTCTACGACGCGGGCCTCGGGCTGGACCTGCGGCACCTGCGCGGCGACACCCGGCGGGTGGTCAACCGCCTGGTCTGGGGCGGCCTGGTGCTGACCACCGTGATCGCGGGGGTCACCGCGGCCCCGCTGCTGGGGCTCTCCGCCCAGGCCGCCGCCATGCTCGGGGTGATCCTGGTGGTCTCCGGCCCCACCGTGGTCGGACCGCTGCTGACCTTCGTCCGCCCGGAGGTGCGGCTGCAGCGGATCCTGCTCTGGGAGGGCTCGCTGATCGACGCGGTCGGCGGCATCGCCGGCGCGCTGGTCTTCCACGCGCTGCTCAACGACCGCCGGCACGGCCTGGGCGGCGGCAGCGGGCAGTTCCTGGCCAGCATCGGCATCGGGCTGCTCGGCGGTGCAGTCGGCATCGCGCTGCTCTGGTGGCTGCTGGTGCGCCTGCGGCTGGGCGAGATCCTGGGCACGACCGTCCAACTGGCGGTCGTGATCGGGGTCGCCGCCGGCTGCGACGCGATCCGCGACGACACCGGACTGATCGCGGCGATCGCGACGGGGGTGGCGGTGGCGACCCTGCCCGACTTCCACTTCGCGATCCGCCGGCCGTTCTTCGAGGCACTGGTCTCGCTGGTGGTCGGCGTGCTGTTCATCTCGATCTCCGCCACCGTGACCTGGGACTCGCTGCGGCCGGTCGTGCTGCCCGCGCTGGGCCTGGTGGCCGTGCTGGTGGTGGTCGCCCGCCCGCTGCTCGCCTCCCTCTGCACGATCGGCACCGAGCTGTCCGAGGGCGAACGGGCCTTCCTGGGCTGGATGGCGCCGCGCGGCATCGTCGCGGCAGCCACCGCGGCCACCTTCTCCGCCGGGCTGGCGTCGGCCGGGATCGGCGGGGCCGCGAAGATCCTGCCCGCCACCTTCCTGGTGATCGTCGCGACCGTCACCCTCTACGGGTTCACCGCCACCCCGGTGGCCCGACTGCTGGGCGTGGTGCGCCCGGCCCGCACCCGGCCGCTGCTGGTGGGCGGCGACCCGTGGGTGCTGGAGCTCGGCCGACTGCTGCGCGCGGCCGGGCTGGAGGCACTCCTGTGGGCCGGGCGCACCACGCAGCGCGAGCGGATCGCCGCGGCCGGTCTGGACCTGGCCGAGGGCGACCTGCTGGACTGCGCCAGCGGGGAGGGCGCCGAGACCGAGAGCATCACCGCCGTCTACCTGCTCACCGGAGACGACGAGTTCAACGCCCTGGTGGCCGTGCTGCTGGCACAGGACGAGGACCGGGAGGTCTACCGGCTGGCCCCGGCCGAGCCGATGCAGCACGGCGCCGAGGCCGGTCCCAGCGGTGCCGTGCTGTTCGGCGCCGGGCTGACCGGCGCCGACCTGGCCGACCGCTTCGCCCACGGCGCCCGGCTCACCACCCGTCCCGCCACCACCGGCCTCCCGCCCGGCCACGACCTGCTCTTCACCGTGGCCCCGGACGGCCGCCTGCTCCCGGGCGGCCCCGGCCCCGCCGGGAAGCCGGGCACCGCCGCGGTGCAGATCCTGCTCGGCCCGGCGGCCGGGCACCGGTGACCGGACCGGCCCCGGCCCCTGCCCGACCGCTCACTGCGGCCGGTCCGCTGCCGCGGCCGAGTCGGCCGGCAGGAGTGGCTGCAGTGCTCCGAGGGCGGCGCCGACGCAGATGTCGCGCAGTTGGGTGCGGGTGCAGGTCTCCTCGGTGAGCCAGTCGACGCAGAGGATCTGGACGAAGACCAGCCAGCTCTTCAGCACGCCGGAGACCGCTTCGCGGGCGGACGCGTCGGCGAGCGGCAGCACGGTGAGCAGCCGGGCACGCAGGGCGTCCAGTTCGTTGGTCATGATGGTCCCGATCACCGGGTCGCCGGCGAGCACCCGGTTGGCGGCGAGGACGGCGTTGCGGTTCGCGACGAAGTAGTCCAGGTGCACGTCCATGCCCTGGACGAGCTGGTCCACCAGGGACTCGGCGGGATCGATCCGGGTCTCGGCGAGCAGCCGGTCCGAGGCCTGCCGGTACACCGCCGCGAAGAGCGCGTGCTTGTTCGGGAAGTGGCGGTAGAGCAGCGCCCGGGAGACACCCGCCGCTTCGGCCACCTGCTCCATCTGCACGTCGTCGTAGGGGTGGGCGGCGAACAGCCGGGCGCCGACGGCCAGGAGCTGGTCCCGGCGGTCGGCGGGGGTGAGGCGCTGGCGGGGAGGCATGGCGGAATCTTACTTGACACATGTCTACCAGGGTCTACCTTAGTGGACACATGTCTACTAAGGCGGGGTGGAAATCATGGCCAGGACCCTCCGGGTGCTCGTGCAACTGATGGGCTGGGCGTGCGTGGCGATCGGGCTGTTCCACGTGCTGCTCGGCAACGCCGCGATCCCCGGCGCGGGCGGCGCCGGGGTGACGGTCGACAGCTGGGGCCGCTTCATGGGGGCGGGCTTCGCCGGGTACGGGCTGGCGTGGCTCTGGGCCGCTCGGTAGCGCCCGATCCCGGCGGCGGCGGTGCGGGTGCTGGCCGGCGTCCTCCTGCTCGGCGCGGCGGGCCGGCTGCTCTCGCTGGCCCGGTACGGCTGGCCGCAGTGGTTCCAGATCGCCCTGACCGTGATCGAACTCGTCCTGCCGCCCGTCTGCTTCCTGCTGGCCGACGCGGAGGAGCGGGTGGCGTCGGCGCACGCGGCGCCGGTGCGCTGAGGGGGCTCGGCGCACCGGCGGCCGGTGAAGCGTCAGGTATCGGTCCCGGTCAGCCGACTCCGCTGCCCGTCCCCGTGCCCGTGCCCGTCCCCGTGCTGGTGCCCGTGCCGGTGCTGCCCGTGCTGCCCGCGGGTGCCACGCCGGTGCCCGTGCCCAGGAGCCGGCCCTTGGCCGCCTGGTACTCGTGCTCGGTCAGGGCGCCGCTGGCCTTGAGGTCGGCGAGTCTGGCCAGCTGATCGACGTGGGATCCGGATCCGCCGTCTCCCGGCGCCCCGGCCGCGTCACGGATGTACTGCTTGACGGCCGCGTCCGTCTGCCGGGCCTGCTCGCGATCGCGTTCGGCCATCGACTTTCCGCGCACGATCACGTAGAGCAGGATGCCGAGGAAGGGCAGCAGGATGACCAGGACGATCCAGCCGGCCTTGGCCAGGCCGCCCATGTCATGGCTGCGGAAGATGTCGGAGATGACCTTGAAGAGGAGGAACAGCCAGAGGATCCAGAGGAAGAACTCCAGCATGGTCCAGAAGAGGTTGAGCAGGGGGTAATCGGTCATGTCGGCTCCTGGTGTGGCTGGGCCTGCCCCGAGCGGACCATTCAGGCATATCAGCCAGGTGGCAGGCCTGCGACCGGTGGCGCAGCCGTGCCGGAATCACGGTGCCCAACCCTCTGGGCGGGCAAAGACCACGCAAAGGCCGACCCGCGGCGGGCCGGATCCGCGAAATCCACCACTGGTTTCTGTTCCCAGTGACACCGAGCGACGACAGACTGTTCAACTATGATGATCAACCAGGATGTTCTTCCGATTGCTGACGGTGTCTATGCCCGCCTGACCACGCCGAGTGCCGGCTGGGGGCTCTCCAACGGCGGGCTCATCGCCTGCCCCAGCGGCCCGGCCGCCTGGGTCGACGCCCCCTATGACCGGCGTCTGGCGGAGGAGTTCCGCGTCGCGAGCGCCCCGCTGCTCGCGCCCGGCGGCACCGTCGAGTCCGTCTTCGTCACCCACGGCAACGGCGACCACCTGTGGGGCGCCTCGGTGCTGCCGGAGGCGGAGATCATCGCCACCGAGGAGACGGTCCACCACATCGAGTTCGACCCCGACCCGGCCACTATGCGTGCGCTGGTGCACAGCGGCGCCACCGACCCGGTCACCCGCTACCTGCTGCGGCACTTCGGCGGGTTCGACTGGTCGGACTGCGTGCCGGTGCTGCCCACCCGGACCTTCACCGGCGAACTCGACCTGCAGGTCGGCCGGATCCCCGTCCGGTTGCGCACGGTCGGCCCCGCGCACACCAGCGGCGACCTGATCGTCCACCTGCCCGAGCAGCAGGTCGTCTTCGCCGGCGACGTCATCTTCGCGAGCACCGACGAGCAGCCGGGCGACCACGTCGTGCACTGGGCCGGCCCGCTGTCCGGCATCATCCGGGCCTGCCAGGACATCCTGGACACCGGGGCGCAGACCATCGTCCCCGGTCACGGCCCGCTGCTGGACCGGGCCGGGGTGCGTTCCCACATCTCCTACCTGGAGTACCTCGCCGAGCGGGCCGGGGCCCTGCACAGCGCCGGGTTCACCCCCTACGAGGCGGCCCGGCAGCTGGCGACCGAGCGCCGCTACCCGGAACTCGGCCTGGTGGAACGCCTGCTGGTCACCCTCAGCAGCGAGTACCGGTACCTGGACGGCAGCACCGAGACCCCGAACCCGCTCGCCGTCGCCGGCCAGATGGCTCAGCTGGCCTGGGAGCTGGAGGAGTCCGCCTGACCGACGCGGTGCCTACCAGGGCAGCGGACCACCGGCGGCGAAGAATCCGCCGGTCGGTCCGTCCGGCCCCAGCAGCGCCATCCTGACGATGATCTCGGCGCCCTCCTCGACGGTCTGGTGGCCCGCGCGCCCGTTCAGGTCCGTCGCGGTGTAGCCCGGCTCCACCGCGTTGATCCGGATGTCCGGGAACGCCTTCGCGTACTGCACGGTGACCATGTTGAGCGCGGTCTTGGACGCGGGGTAGGCGACGCCCGGGAACCCATGCGCCACGTCCTGCGGGTCGCTGACCCGGGTCAGCGAGGCCAGGCCGCTGCTGACGTTGACCACGACCGGGGCCGCGGAGCGCCGCAGCAGCGGCAGGAACGCGTGCGTCACCCGGACCACCCCGAAGACGTTCGTCTCGAACACCGAGCGCATCGTGTCGGCGGTCAGCTCGGCGGCGCCGATGGTCGAGTTGTCCGGCCCGTGCTGCTCCACGCCGGCGTTGTTGACCAGGACGTCCAGACCGCCCGCGGCCTCGACGGTCCGCACCGCCGCGGCGACGGAGGCGTCGTCGGTGACGTCGAGCAGGACCAGTCGGGCCCCCAGCGCCTCGGCGGCCCGGCGCCCGCGCTCCTCGTCCCGGCTGCCGAGGTGGACGGTGTGGCCGGCGGCGACGAGCCGTCGGGCGGTCTCGAAGCCGAGACCCTTGTTGGCGCCGGTGATCAGTGTTGTCGTCATGCCCCGAGCCTGCCCCCCGGCCACCGGGTCCAGCCAGCTGCCCGCTCTTCCTGGGACTGGTGGTACCAGGCAGTTCCCCGGCCGCCGAGGCACACTGGTCCGCATGACCACAGGGGAGTTCGGACCGGCACTGCGCCGCTGGCGCGACCGGGTCGCGCCGGTGGACGCCGGGCTGCCCGGCGGCGGGCACCGGCGCGCGGCCGGCCTGCGCCGCGAGGAACTGGCCCTGCTGGCCGGGATCTCCGTCGACTACGTCACCCGGCTCGAACAGGGGCGCGCCGCCAATCCGTCGGCGCAGGTCGTCGAGGCCCTGGCCAGGGCGCTGCGACTGTCGGCCGCCGAGCGCGCCCACCTGTACCTGTTGGCCGGGCTGGCACCGCCGGGCCCGCTGACGGTGCCCACCCACATCACCGCGAGCGTCCAGCGGCTGCTGGACCGGCTGACCGGCACCCCCGTCGCCGTCTTCGACGCGAGCTGGACGCTGCTGCTGGCCAACCCGCCCTACGCGGCCCTGATGGGCGACCCGTCGGGCCGGCGCGGCAACGAGCGCAACGGCGTGTGGCGCAACCTGCTCGGACCGGGCGGCCGGGTGCGGCACACCGAGCAGGAGCGGCCGCGCTTCCAGAGTGCGCTCGTCGCCGACCTGCGCGAGGCCGCCGCCCGCTACCCGGCCGACCAGCGGCTGCGCGGGCTCGTCGCCGAGCTGCGCGCGAAGAGCGAGCGGTTCGCCGAACTGTGGGACTCCGGCGCGGTCGACCGGCACGAGGCCGCGCGCAAGACCATCGACCACCCGCAGGTCGGCCCGCTCACGCTGGACTGCGACACGCTCACCGTGGCCGGCAGCGACCTGCGCATCATGGTCTACACCGCCGAGCCCGGCACACCGGACGCCGACCGGCTGGCGCTGGTCGTGACCCTGGGCACCCAGAACCTGGGCACCGAGAACCTGGGCACCCAGGACCTCAGCACCGAAAACCTGAGCACCCAGAACCTCAGCACCGAGAACCTCAGCACCGAGAACCGGGGCACCCAGAGCCTCGGCACCCGGAACGTCGACGTGTGAAGCCCGAGCACCCGGACCCTCAGCGGCCGGCCGGCGGCGGGACCCGGTGGCTCGGGTCCTCCTCGGGGGTGATCTCCCGCGGGCCCCGGGCGAAGGTGTGACAGAACTCGACCGCCTCCTCGAAGGTGATCGCCGGCAGCGGATCGGCGTCCGGCATCGGCACGGCGGAGCCGATCGTGTACCGGTGCCGCGTCACCTCGCCTGCCCACACCGGCGGTTCGGTGCCGGCGAAGGCCAAGGGGCCCGCCGTCCCGCCCAGTTCCCCGGCGACGGTCCACTGTTCGCGCAGTTCCAGCACCCCGGGCTCCGGGCAGTGCCAGCGCAGCCGGGTCACGCAGAGCGAGTCCGCGTTGAACCAGGCGCTCCACCCCCGCCCGTCGCCGAGCAGCCCCAGCTCGGAGGCCTCCATCACGCCATAGGAGAACGGCACACTGCTCCAGTGGCCGACCAGCAGCTCATTCAGGTCCACCCGGCCATCTTCGCACCGGTCGGCGAGCCGTAAATCGGTTGCCACCGCGGGCGGCCGGCTGATCCACTGCCCGGCGGCGCCGCAACGCCCCAGCGCCCCCATCGACCAAGGAGCACACCCATGCGTCCACTGTCTGCGTCCCTCGCCGCCGAAACCATCGCCGAATCGAAGGACCTGACGCACCGTGCACATGCTGAACCTGGGCATCCTGGCGCACATCGACGCCGGTAAGACCAGTCTGACCGAGCGGCTGCTGCACGCCGCCGGAGTCGTCGACGAGTTGGGCAGCGTCGACGACGGCAGTACCCGGACCGACTCGCTGGCGCTGGAACGGCAGCGCGGGATCACCATCAAGGCGGCGGTCGTGTCGTTCGCCGTCCGGGGAGCGACGGTCAACCTCATCGACACCCCCGGCCACCCGGACTTCATCGCCGAGGTGGAACGGGTGCTCGGCGTGCTCGACGGCGCCGTGCTGGTCGTCTCGGCCGTCGAAGGCGTCCAGGCGCAGACCCGCGTGCTGATGCGCACGCTGGAGCGGCTGCGCATCCCGACCCTGCTCTTCGTGAACAAGATCGACCGTCGCGGCGCCGACCGCGACCGGGTGCTGCGCGAGATCGCCGAGCGACTGACCCCGGCCCTGGTGCCCCTCGGATCGGTCACCGGGAGCGGGACGCGCGCGGCGGCCTACGCCCCTTACGCCGACTCCGACCCCGCCTTCACCGCCGCGCTCGTCGACCGGCTCGCCGAGCAGGACGACGAGTTCCTGGCCGCCTACCTCGCGGACGAGGCGAAGGCCTCGGCCGGCGGGCAACTGCGCCGTCGGCTCGCGGCGCTGACCTCGCGCGGGCTGCTCCACCCGGTGCTGTTCGGCTCGGCGATCACCGGCGCGGGCATCGACGCCCTGCTGACCGGCATCGCCACGCTGCTGCCCGCCGCGGGCGTTGACGCCGAGGGCGAGCCCAGCGGCACGGTCTTCAAGGTGGAGCGCGGACCGGCGGGGGAGAAGATCGCCTACGTCCGGATGTTCGCCGGGACGGTCCGCACCCGCGACCAGGTGGGCTTCGGCGCGGGCGACGACCGGCGGGCCGGCAAGGTCACCGCCGTCGAGCTGTTCGAGGACGGCTCCTGCGTGCGGGCCGACGCTCTCGCCGCGGGCCGGATCGGGCGGCTCCGGGGCCTGGGCGAGGTGCGGGTCGGCGATCCGCTCGGCGCGCACCCCGGCCCGGCGGGGGAGCAGCGCCACTTCGCGCCGCCGACCCTGGAGACCGTCGTCGTCCCCCGGGACGGCGCCGGCCGGGCCGCGGTCCATCTCGCGCTGGCCCAACTCGCCGAACAGGACCCGCTGATCAACCTGCGCCAGGACGACCTGCGCGGCGAGGTGTCGGTCTCGCTGTACGGGGAGGTCCAGAAGGAGGTCATCCAGGCCACCCTCGCCGACGAGTACGGGGTCGCGGTCGACTTCCGCGAGACCACCACCATCTGCGTCGAGCGCCTGTGCGGCGCCGGCTCGGCCGTGGAGGTCATCGCCAAGCCGCCGAACCCGTTCCTGGCCACCGTCGGGCTGCGCGTCGAGCCGGGCCCGCCCGACTCCGGGGTGCGGTTCGAACTGGCGGTCGAACTCGGCTCGCTGCCACTGGCGTTCATCAAGACGGTGGAGGAGAGCGTCAGCCGGACCCTGACCCAGGGGCTGCACGGCTGGCAGGTGCTGGACTGCACGGTGACCATGACGCACAGCGGCTACTGGGCCCGCCAGAGCCACGCCCACGGCACCTTCGACGCCAGCATGTCCAGCACTGCCGGGGACTTCCGCCACCTCACGCCGCTGGTGCTGATGGCGGCGCTGCGGCAGGCCGGCACCACGGTCCACGAGCCCGTGCACCGGTTCCGGCTGGAGCTGCCGAACGATGCGTACGGCCCGGTGCTGCCGCTGCTGACCCGGCTCGGGGCCCTCCCGCACGCCCCGGTGCCGCACGGCGCCGGCTGCCTGCTGGAGGGCGAGATCCCCGCCGCCGCGGTCCACCGGCTGGAGCAGCGCCTGCCGGGGCTGACCCGCGGCGAGGCCGTCCTGGAGTACGCCTTCGAGCGCTACCGCCCGGTCCGCGGGGCGACCCCGGAGCGGGCGCGCACGGACCACAACCCGCTGGACCGCAAGGAGTACCTGCTGCACGTCCAGCGCCGGGTCTGACCGCAACGCCGCCGGGAGCCGCACCTGCGTCCCGGTCCACGGGCGCTGAGCCTGGCGCGGCCGAACACCCCAGCCGGGGCCGCCCGTTCACGCGGGCGGCCCCGGTCGATCCGGCTACCCCTTGCCGGCGGTCCGGTAGGTGCACACGTTGACGCCCGTGCTGCCGGTGACCGTGGAGACGAGTTCGAGCGTGCGCAGCGCCCCGTCCTCGGGGAAGATCGACTTCCCGCCGCCGAGCAGCACCGGCATGACCATCAGCCGCAGCTCGTCGACCAGCCCTTCGCCCAGCAGCGCGCGGACCAGGGTGGGGCTGCCCATCACCAGCAGGTCGCCGCCCTCGCTCCGGCGCAGCTGTTCGATCCGGGCCACCGCGTCCTGGCCGGGGATGCGGGTGGAGTTGCGCCAGCCCGGCTCGTCACCGAGGGTGCTGGAGACGACGTACTTGGGGATGGCGTTCATCCGGTCGGCGAAGGGATCGCCGGCCCGCTCGGGCCAGGCGGCGGCCATCGTCTGCCAGGTGCGGCGCCCGAAGAGCAGCGCCTCGGCCGTGGCCAGCGCCTCGGAGAAGGCGCCGCCCACCACCTCCGGGTCGAAGAACGGGTGCGACCAGCCGCCGTGCGCGAAGCCGCCGTCGGTGTCCTCCTCGGCGCCGCCCGGCGCCTGCACCACGCCGTCCAGGCTCATGAACTCGCTGACCACGATGCGCATGGGGTTGCTCCTCGTCCTCGTTCCGGGGTGACGGCACAGCAGACTGCCGCACAGGTGTGACAACCGGTGGGACAACACACCGAACCGCAGCCGTGACGCTCGCAGCCGCGCCGCTCGCAGCCGTGACGCTCAGACCCCCGCCGGCTGGGGGTCGGCCGGGTCCGCGCGGGGCGCGGCCACCGGTGCGTCGGCCGCGTCCGCCAGGAGCAGCTCGTCGAACGGCGCCTGGCCGGACAGCACCCGGTGCAGCTGACCGTGGTCCAGCTCCTTGGTCCAGTGCCCGATCAGCACGGCGGCCACCGCGTTGCCGGCGAAGTTGGTCAGCGCGCGGGCCTCCGACATGAAGCGGTCGATGCCCACGATCAGCCCGACGCCGTCGACCAGTTCGGGCCGGTGCGACTGCAGACCGCCGGCCAGCGTGGCCAGGCCCGCACCGGTGACCCCGGCGGCGCCCTTGCTGGCGATCACCATGAAGACGAGCAGCGAGAGCTGCTGACCGAGCGACATCGGCCTGTCCATCGCCTGCGAGATGAAGATCGAGGACATCGTCAGGTAGATCGCGGTGCCGTCCAGGTTGAACGAGTAGCCGGTCGGCACCGTGATGCCCACCACCGGGCGGCTGACCCCGAGGTGCTCCAGCTTGGCGATCAGGCGCGGCAGCGCGCTCTCCGAGGAGGAGGTGGAGAGGATCAGCAGGAACTCCCGGCCCAGGTAGCGCAGCAGGGCGAGCACGTTGACCCCGGCCACCAGGCGCAGCAGCAGCCCGAGGACGACCACCACGAAGAGCACGCAGGTCAGGTAGAAGCCGATCATGATGACGGCCAGGCTCTTCAGCGCGGCGGTGCCGGTGGCGCCGACCACGGCGGCCATCGCGCCGAAGGCGCCGATCGGGGCGACCCACATGATCATCGACATGATCCGGAAGACCAGCCGCTGCAGGTGCTCGATGCCGCGCAGCACCGGTGCGCCGGCCGCGCCCATCGCCTGCAGCGCGAAGCCGGCCAGCAGGGCGACCAGCAGGGTCTGCAGGACCTGGCCCTGGGTGAGCGCGGAGACCAGGGTGTTCGGGATGATCCCGAGCAGGAAGTCACTGGCGCCGGTCGCCTGGCCGGCCGCCGCCTGGGCATGGCCCGCCTTGGCGAGCGCCGCGGTGAGGTGCAGTCCGGAGCCGGGTTCCAGCAGGTTGCCGACGACCAGGCCGAGGCCCAGCGCGATGGTGGAGGTCACCAGGAAGTAGCCCAGGGCCAGGCCGCCGACCCGGCCGACGCTGGCGGCCTTGCTCACCGAACCGACGCCCAGCACGATCGTGCAGAAGATCACCGGGCTGATCATCATCTTGATCAGGTTCACGAATCCGGTGCCGACCGGCTTGAGGCCGACCGCGAACCCCGGCGCCAGCAACCCGACCAGGATGCCCGCGAGGACCGCGGCCAGCACCGCGAGATAGAGGTACTGGGTGCGGTCGGTCGCCCGTCTGGTCCGGTCGCTCCGGTCCGTACTGATGATCGCCATGGCTGTCGGCTCCTTTGCCTCGCTGCGGCCCACGGGGGGACGGGCCGCTCCGACTATCGGCGGCGGGCGTGACGACGGTCACGTTTGCGTTCATAGAGTTCACGAGGGCCGGACCGGCCCCGATCGGCGCCCGAGCAGCGGCCCGTCGGTCCGAGGCCGCCCGGACCAGGGCCTCTCGTGAGGGAGGCGCTAAGGCAGACTGTCCGCCATGCCGCGCCCACCCCGTCCCACCCGACCACCCGGCAGCGCCCCGCCCGCCGCCGGCCGGCGCCGCCGCCGGCTGCCGCGCAGCCTGGCGGGCCAGCTGTTCTCCGTGCAGATCGTGATCGTGGCCGCCGTGGTGGCCGGATGCGCGGTGCTGGCGTACCTGGGCGCCGGGGAGCGGGCCGAGCAGAGCGCGCGCCGCCAGGTGACCGCCGCCGCGCGGGCGGTGGCGGACTCGCCGTCGGTGCGGGCGGCGATCGTCGGCCCCGACCCGACGGCGGTGCTCCAGCCGTACGCCGAGCAGGTCAGGGCGGACAGCGGGGTGGACTTCGTGACCGTGCTGGACACCCACGGGATCCGGCTCGCGCACCGCGACCCGGCGCAGATCGGCAAGCCGTACCTCGGGCACATCGGGCAGGCGCTGGCGGGGGAGACCTTCACCGAGACCTACACCGGCACGCTCGGCCCCTCGCTGCGGGTGATCACCCCCGTGCGGGACGACAGCGGACAGGTGATCGGGCTGGTCAGCTCCGGCATCACGCTGCAGTCGATCAGCGAGCAGCTGCGCGGACCGCTGCTGGCCCTGGTCGGCGTCGCGCTGGCCGCGCTCGCCCTCGGCGGCCTGGGCACCTACCTGGCCAACGCCCGGCTGCGCCGGCACACCCACGGCATGGGCGCCGCCGAGCTGAGCCACCTGTACGAGTACCACCAGGCGACCCTGCACGCGGTGCGCGAGGGCCTGGTGCTGCTCGACCCGGCCGGGCGGGTGGTGCTCTGCAACGACGCGGCGCGCGAGCTGCTGGACCTGGACGAGGACGTCGAGGGCCGGCCGTTCGCCGACCTCGAACT from Kitasatospora sp. NBC_01250 includes these protein-coding regions:
- a CDS encoding translation factor GTPase family protein; protein product: MHMLNLGILAHIDAGKTSLTERLLHAAGVVDELGSVDDGSTRTDSLALERQRGITIKAAVVSFAVRGATVNLIDTPGHPDFIAEVERVLGVLDGAVLVVSAVEGVQAQTRVLMRTLERLRIPTLLFVNKIDRRGADRDRVLREIAERLTPALVPLGSVTGSGTRAAAYAPYADSDPAFTAALVDRLAEQDDEFLAAYLADEAKASAGGQLRRRLAALTSRGLLHPVLFGSAITGAGIDALLTGIATLLPAAGVDAEGEPSGTVFKVERGPAGEKIAYVRMFAGTVRTRDQVGFGAGDDRRAGKVTAVELFEDGSCVRADALAAGRIGRLRGLGEVRVGDPLGAHPGPAGEQRHFAPPTLETVVVPRDGAGRAAVHLALAQLAEQDPLINLRQDDLRGEVSVSLYGEVQKEVIQATLADEYGVAVDFRETTTICVERLCGAGSAVEVIAKPPNPFLATVGLRVEPGPPDSGVRFELAVELGSLPLAFIKTVEESVSRTLTQGLHGWQVLDCTVTMTHSGYWARQSHAHGTFDASMSSTAGDFRHLTPLVLMAALRQAGTTVHEPVHRFRLELPNDAYGPVLPLLTRLGALPHAPVPHGAGCLLEGEIPAAAVHRLEQRLPGLTRGEAVLEYAFERYRPVRGATPERARTDHNPLDRKEYLLHVQRRV
- a CDS encoding SDR family oxidoreductase, whose protein sequence is MTTTLITGANKGLGFETARRLVAAGHTVHLGSRDEERGRRAAEALGARLVLLDVTDDASVAAAVRTVEAAGGLDVLVNNAGVEQHGPDNSTIGAAELTADTMRSVFETNVFGVVRVTHAFLPLLRRSAAPVVVNVSSGLASLTRVSDPQDVAHGFPGVAYPASKTALNMVTVQYAKAFPDIRINAVEPGYTATDLNGRAGHQTVEEGAEIIVRMALLGPDGPTGGFFAAGGPLPW
- a CDS encoding TetR/AcrR family transcriptional regulator yields the protein MPPRQRLTPADRRDQLLAVGARLFAAHPYDDVQMEQVAEAAGVSRALLYRHFPNKHALFAAVYRQASDRLLAETRIDPAESLVDQLVQGMDVHLDYFVANRNAVLAANRVLAGDPVIGTIMTNELDALRARLLTVLPLADASAREAVSGVLKSWLVFVQILCVDWLTEETCTRTQLRDICVGAALGALQPLLPADSAAAADRPQ
- a CDS encoding SHOCT domain-containing protein, producing MTDYPLLNLFWTMLEFFLWILWLFLLFKVISDIFRSHDMGGLAKAGWIVLVILLPFLGILLYVIVRGKSMAERDREQARQTDAAVKQYIRDAAGAPGDGGSGSHVDQLARLADLKASGALTEHEYQAAKGRLLGTGTGVAPAGSTGSTGTGTSTGTGTGTGTGSGVG
- a CDS encoding helix-turn-helix transcriptional regulator; its protein translation is MTTGEFGPALRRWRDRVAPVDAGLPGGGHRRAAGLRREELALLAGISVDYVTRLEQGRAANPSAQVVEALARALRLSAAERAHLYLLAGLAPPGPLTVPTHITASVQRLLDRLTGTPVAVFDASWTLLLANPPYAALMGDPSGRRGNERNGVWRNLLGPGGRVRHTEQERPRFQSALVADLREAAARYPADQRLRGLVAELRAKSERFAELWDSGAVDRHEAARKTIDHPQVGPLTLDCDTLTVAGSDLRIMVYTAEPGTPDADRLALVVTLGTQNLGTENLGTQDLSTENLSTQNLSTENLSTENRGTQSLGTRNVDV
- a CDS encoding dihydrofolate reductase family protein; this encodes MRIVVSEFMSLDGVVQAPGGAEEDTDGGFAHGGWSHPFFDPEVVGGAFSEALATAEALLFGRRTWQTMAAAWPERAGDPFADRMNAIPKYVVSSTLGDEPGWRNSTRIPGQDAVARIEQLRRSEGGDLLVMGSPTLVRALLGEGLVDELRLMVMPVLLGGGKSIFPEDGALRTLELVSTVTGSTGVNVCTYRTAGKG
- a CDS encoding cation:proton antiporter, whose product is MTSQQIFIGAGLIVVLAVGGQVLAARLRIPAIIVLLPLGFAAGAITDDVHPDRILGPAFAPLVSLAVAVILYDAGLGLDLRHLRGDTRRVVNRLVWGGLVLTTVIAGVTAAPLLGLSAQAAAMLGVILVVSGPTVVGPLLTFVRPEVRLQRILLWEGSLIDAVGGIAGALVFHALLNDRRHGLGGGSGQFLASIGIGLLGGAVGIALLWWLLVRLRLGEILGTTVQLAVVIGVAAGCDAIRDDTGLIAAIATGVAVATLPDFHFAIRRPFFEALVSLVVGVLFISISATVTWDSLRPVVLPALGLVAVLVVVARPLLASLCTIGTELSEGERAFLGWMAPRGIVAAATAATFSAGLASAGIGGAAKILPATFLVIVATVTLYGFTATPVARLLGVVRPARTRPLLVGGDPWVLELGRLLRAAGLEALLWAGRTTQRERIAAAGLDLAEGDLLDCASGEGAETESITAVYLLTGDDEFNALVAVLLAQDEDREVYRLAPAEPMQHGAEAGPSGAVLFGAGLTGADLADRFAHGARLTTRPATTGLPPGHDLLFTVAPDGRLLPGGPGPAGKPGTAAVQILLGPAAGHR
- a CDS encoding MBL fold metallo-hydrolase, producing the protein MMINQDVLPIADGVYARLTTPSAGWGLSNGGLIACPSGPAAWVDAPYDRRLAEEFRVASAPLLAPGGTVESVFVTHGNGDHLWGASVLPEAEIIATEETVHHIEFDPDPATMRALVHSGATDPVTRYLLRHFGGFDWSDCVPVLPTRTFTGELDLQVGRIPVRLRTVGPAHTSGDLIVHLPEQQVVFAGDVIFASTDEQPGDHVVHWAGPLSGIIRACQDILDTGAQTIVPGHGPLLDRAGVRSHISYLEYLAERAGALHSAGFTPYEAARQLATERRYPELGLVERLLVTLSSEYRYLDGSTETPNPLAVAGQMAQLAWELEESA